The DNA region CCTGCAAACTAGACTAAAAACAGAATTAAAACACATCCTACAAGCCCCTTACTGGAAATCAGCTTTGCACTTACTCGATAATTTAGGAGCATTGCAATGTATCCATCCTACCCTCAACTTAGATGCAAAACTCCTGCGACAATTACGTTTGCTAGAACGCTGCTTGCGGCGATTTGATGCTGAACAAACTCTCATCCATTGGGAAATGCGCTTAGAAGCGTTAATCGCCCATCTAGCACCAGAATATCGCGCGAAAGTCGCAAAGAATCTGCAACTGCAAGAGGATAGCATTAAACGCTTGCAAAATTTGGCTTCTGCCCAAACTGAGGTAATGGAATCTTTGCCTAAGTGTGAAAGTCCCAGTCAAGTAGTGCAGTTGCTGCGACAGTACGATTTACCTATGCTGATTTTAATTGCTTTGCCAAGTCCGCGATCGCTTAGACATCAAATTTGGGAATATTTAACTGTTTTGGCTAATGTGCAGCCACTATTGAATGGCAATGATTTAAAGGAACTTGGTTACAAACCAGGGCCACAGTATCGGCAAATATTAGATGATATGCTTGCTGCTACCTTGGATAGAGTAATTAAAGATAAGACTGAAGCTAGGGAGTTTTTAGCCAAGCATTATCCTCATTAATTTATATTTCACACATCTAGTTTTTATGCAAACACAAACACCGAAAAAATCCTATAGTCCAGAGGAATATTTACAACTAGAGGAGACATCAGAATGCAAAAATGAATATAGAGACGGGGAAATAATTCCTATGGCTGGTGGTACAACTAATCACAATGAAATTGCAGGTAATTTTTACGGCAATTTTAAATTTACAATGCGGGGTAAAAATTACAAAATTTACATGGGCGATGTCAAATTGTGGATACAACGTTATCGTATCTACACTTATCCTGATGTCATGGTTATTCAGGGAGAACCAATATATGAGGGAACTGGCACTACTACAGTCACCAATCCCATAATGATTGTGGAAGTATTATCTAAATCGACAGAGAATCACGATCGAACTAATAAATTTAGATTTTATCGTTCTATTGCGACACTCAAAGAATATATTATGATTAATCAATATGAATATCTTGTTGAGCAGTTTAATAAAAATGCTGAAGGGCAATGGGTATTAACTGAATACGAATCAGTAGATGCTGTATTATCACTAAAATCAATAGGTTTTCAAATTTCCTTCAACGATATTTATCAAGGAGTTAATTTTGAAATAGAAGAATAATTATAATGCGATCGCAGTAATCTAAATTGTATCTGGATTAATATTTAACTCTCGCAGTTTTGCTGCCAAGCGTTCTGATTTTTGTTGTGCCTGTTGTGTTATTTCTTCAAGTGTTAGTACTAGTTGTCCGGCATTTTTTTGTATTTGTGCTATTTTTTCTTGCGCTTGTGCTGCTTTTTCTTGCGCTTGTGCGGCGATTTCTTGTGCTTGTGCGGCGGTTTCTTGTGCCTGTACGATAGTTTCTTCTAGCGTCGGTACTAATTGTTCATCTGGTGTAAACCAACGTAATAATCCCTGATGAATTCCCAAGTATAATCCTAATTGTTTACTCCACAAATGCCCTTGTGCATTCGCTTGTAAAGGTTGATATTTTCCATCTACTAAATGAAATCCCGCAAATTCTAATGTATATGGGTCAAACCAAAAATAATCCGGTGCGCGAAAAGTATCTTGATAAATTTTTTTCTTTATACCTTTGTCTGTTTGGGCTGTTGATTCCGACATAATTTCTACGACTACATGGGGATATTTGCCATCTTCTTCCCAGACTACCCAACTTTTCCACATTTTACGTTTTGTTTCTAATACTACAAAAAAGTCTGGGCTACTAAGGTGTCTTGATTTTAATTGTTGCGTACAGTAATATAGGAATCCGGTTTGATTTCTGAAAATATACGTAGGATGTGTTAGCACGGAGAGTACGGCATCAAACTCGTGTTCATAGTGCGTTACGAACTCCGTTCTAACACACTCTAC from Nostoc commune NIES-4072 includes:
- a CDS encoding Uma2 family endonuclease encodes the protein MQTQTPKKSYSPEEYLQLEETSECKNEYRDGEIIPMAGGTTNHNEIAGNFYGNFKFTMRGKNYKIYMGDVKLWIQRYRIYTYPDVMVIQGEPIYEGTGTTTVTNPIMIVEVLSKSTENHDRTNKFRFYRSIATLKEYIMINQYEYLVEQFNKNAEGQWVLTEYESVDAVLSLKSIGFQISFNDIYQGVNFEIEE